From the genome of Monomorium pharaonis isolate MP-MQ-018 chromosome 2, ASM1337386v2, whole genome shotgun sequence, one region includes:
- the LOC105832116 gene encoding ral GTPase-activating protein subunit alpha-1 isoform X8, with product MFSKKLHVDVKKSTLKIQDVKKDSATRFKHLKIVLENVDTDEAKGFFEGNFSHVYFILYDCFVSAEANLRQRELSFHIVHKAHREELEQVLQLLEKILTLLPELLNKRWQCHSLARILQKLLHPGNSWKLRRQAIRYFILWYQALGENAPEHIHQMFASLVPGFPPHQASPYKCDRKLDNKKEKLTKAANSEEKDKKEFYDTQLGQSTFHDNGSNQCPISQVDSGPILPPQSGEKPLDNETVRFLEALLEFMVTQVVKVEWRDKSTRQHKTFQFLLERFKVAYLRHICPEFNDNFSLYKPNLELPTMRKPLNQNQNNYVLCKVALIKWVASFTHVARKDGLFAHLSQNTTPNEENAESELRRVSMYTQNSVDSNLLSPESTVSQQDGQNQEDSAVSAMLVREVLYGNRDNVNFVHELYRQAFLLDFHHAGAIRKAIAVYKDWIQMNEIPPFMLEPLEGHKDRDFEESQRRESEMEKSPSDSYRQTRLRNDSYLGAIHRENLFIRAGLQNVLQIFITQASNVFFLENSGPNASLTLLEEQTDSCKRVLNVYRYVVMHSRLEPATWEQLLRVLLQITSLVLSEKSSRRKHQESIGGKLAPAIFQTLIVTWIKANLNVVISTQLWDQFLEVLTSLTQWEELIREWAKTLDTLTRVLARHVYNLDLNDLPLDRLSEQKSKKRRGVGSRAASTGSVQPPRKGSVDQENNTVPKESVVDHPLRDIRKVRPLPRSASDNTIYNVKTRAKLHRQRTHTIHSGIPVLPLSIEQDMARLLSTRRGSTSSSATGRKILSSRRAKSLDSIVIVDSEPPSPRCPSPTPSSGVDSNKDSPIQIENIDGSSIDTNDASERRSVMAGGGVRGWLPDVAVVLWRRMLSALGDVNNIQDPVLHGQVMDYLVQLTQTLIKIRLNQGVSGDNQATPPAPELIPPLTVIAPWCFKAIQLPDQYESGKLAAYRLICLLTVQPLDISLPKQHLTLFYRAVHNGIASNDSKVLHVLVKYTGPRLFSLNLPGSSLLILDYIHAANVILSSQDVEAPRTEAVSIIGSLLSLPVAMIKLPVLQPNGPDIVTMTCPEAKEHIVTILLRSCRREPTGIARCLALSSIAMFVYKELSYKTQHPRIPEAVTVLLLALRRMQGAERRRAGFCFPLMDQASHATVAQVACDSLLLLCDKADVLLELYPNVPSKIIQILSDTLGRMTTRERRGPLTVSMLFCLGEWAMHLGPTVLLQVFQGKPLLMTLFTVLNNIVQNKVGKEFSKTIRNNQDDDDDFDPNITLDNLIDESSAKSPRKGNIQSVQLAAKMVLMHLINHLGHFPMGIGAARLSSLVVELDDVPGIDGDELSSAVFQAPNIQLLMLSNSIIMSLVELAALDAPGGGVTAGLTTAPSLVRVLLRDLAGKASWDSSILYSQPFVDDDLPLPFAKPIDWSVKSHTDDLNSVITSHNCTPRHTIRHREPHILPTFANAASDMDNLDDLLQYIGHTSPEVLTNPEVALNAPANPPQGHYLEGETIATILNQRNTEQEHINNWNQHISMSATAISPPSCRPPPAPFHHCRLLFSHLGLSGWELRKKLHLLAKNEKLLRELRNLDGQRSRETHKIAVIYVSQGQEDKNSILSNVTASKEYESFIARLAWEVELESHTGFLGGLVPGKASGVTAPYYATSFTEVLFHVATRMPSDSPESLLQKTRHLGNDEIHIVWSEHWRDYRRDIIPTEFCDVLIVIYPLKNKLYRIQISRKSEIPFFGPLFDECIVEDKVLPGLVRTTALAASRAKRSTLTLYQHYYEERARSIDTVMRNHKEATTFEEFTANVYSPVQPPSPFSAASSVSGSTTSVQSTASSNLAAALIDSHQGRSGLRSSSTASSDNRANRGD from the exons AAAACGTGGACACTGATGAGGCAAAAGGCTTTTTCGAGGGTAACTTCAGCCATGTGTACTTCATCCTGTACGATTGTTTCGTGTCCGCTGAAGCAAATCTTCGGCAGCGCG AGCTTTCCTTCCATATTG TGCATAAAGCACACAGGGAGGAGTTAGAACAAGTATTGCAGCTtttggagaaaattttaactctTCTTCCTGAGCTGCTTAACAAACGATGGCAGTGTCACAGTTTAGCACGCATCTTGCAGAAACTTTTGCATCCTGGTAATAGTTGGAAACTTCGTAGACAAGCTATAAG gtattttattttatggtaTCAAGCCCTTGGCGAAAATGCTCCCGAACACATACATCAGATGTTTGCCAGCTTGGTTCCAGGATTTCCACCGCATCAAGCGTCGCCTTATAAATGTGATCGTAAGTTGgataacaaaaaagaaaaactaacAAAAGCAGCTAATTCCGAGGAAAAGGACAAGAAGGAATTTTATGACACGCAACTTGGGCAAAGTACTTTTCATGACAATGGATCAAATCAATGTCCTATCAGTCAAGTTGACAGTGGACCTATCTTACCACCGCAAAGTGGAGAAAAGCCACTTGACAACGAAACTGTTAGATTTTTGGAAGCATTGCTTGAATTTATGGTTACTCAG GTGGTAAAAGTAGAATGGCGAGATAAATCTACACGGCAGCATAAAactttccaatttttattagaacgtTTTAAGGTAGCATATCTACGTCACATCTGTCCGGAatttaatgacaatttttCGCTTTACAAACCTAACTTGGAATTACCCACAATGCGTAAACCATTGAATCAAAATCAGAATAATTATGTACTTTGTAAAGTCGCTTTAATCAAATGGGTCGCCAGTTTCACGCATGTTGCTAGAAAAGATGGACTTTTCGCACATCTTTcgcaaaa CACAACACCAAATGAGGAAAACGCCGAATCGGAATTACGCCGTGTGTCGATGTACACTCAAAATTCTGTAGATTCGAATTTGTTGTCACCTGAATCAACCGTGTCGCAGCAGGATGGCCAAAATCAGGAAGACAGTGCCGTTTCAGCTATGTTAGTCAGAGAGGTTTTATATGGAAACAGAGATAATGTAAACTTCGTACACGAATTGTATAGACAAGCATTTCTTTTGGATTTCCATCATGCAGGAGCCATAAGAAAAGCTATTGCCGTTTATAAAGATTGGATTCAAATGAAT gaAATACCTCCATTTATGTTGGAACCATTGGAGGGCCATAAAGATCGGGATTTCGAGGAGAGTCAAAGAAGAGAAAGTGAAATGGAGAAAAGTCCGTCCGATAGTTATCGGCAAACGAGATTAAGAAATGATTCTTATCTTGGTGCAATACACCGCGAAAACTTGTTTATTAGGGCAGGCCTGCAAAATGTTCtgcaaatttttatcacaCAAGCATCAAACGTATTTTTCTTAGAGAATTCGGGACCGAATGCGTCTTTAACGTTACTCGAGGAACAAACGGACAGTTGCAAGAGAGTCCTAAATGTGTATCGATACGTTGTTATGCACTCCAGACTGGAACCTGCGACTTGGGAACAGTTACTTAG AGTGTTACTGCAAATTACATCGCTTGTACTAAGCGAGAAGTCTTCTCGCCGCAAGCATCAGGAAAGCATCGGTGGGAAACTTGCGCCTGCCATATTCCAGACTCTAATTGTTACATGGATTAAGGCTAACTTAAACGTGGTTATTTCTACCCAGTTATGGGACCAGTTTCTAGAGGTGTTAACATCGTTGACACAATGGGAGGAATTAATTCGAGAGTGGGCG AAAACTCTGGACACGCTAACGAGAGTGTTGGCGAGACACGTGTACAATTTGGATTTGAATGATCTACCTTTGGATCGACTCAGCGAACAGAAATCAAAAAAGAGACGTGGAGTCGGAAGCCGCGCGGCATCGACCGGAAGCGTACAACCGCCTCGAAAAGGCAGCGTTGATCAAGAGAACAATACCGTGCCGAAAGAAAGCGTCGTAG ATCACCCACTGCGCGATATAAGAAAGGTGCGACCATTGCCACGTAGTGCGAGCGATAACACTATATACAACGTCAAGACTCGTGCGAAGTTGCATAGACAGCGGACGCACACGATACACAGCGGTATTCCCG TACTCCCCCTATCGATAGAACAAGATATGGCGCGGTTACTGTCGACTCGACGCGGCTCGACTTCGTCATCAGCGACTGGTCGGAAAATACTGTCCAGCAGACGTGCCAAATCTCTGGATAGCATTGTTATAGTTGATAGCGAACCGCCGTCGCCACGCTGCCCGTCGCCGACACCCAGCAGTGGTGTTGACAGCAACAAAGATAGTCCCATACagatagaaaatattgatgGTAGCAGTATCG ATACAAATGACGCATCTGAGAGGAGATCAGTAATGGCAGGTGGAGGAGTCCGTGGATGGTTGCCAGATGTAGCTGTCGTTTTATGGCGACGTATGCTCTCGGCATTAGGagatgttaataatattcaagaTCCTGTTCTGCATGGCCAAGTCATGGATTATCTTGTACAACTCACACAAACATTGATTAAA ATACGTTTAAATCAAGGAGTTTCCGGAGATAATCAAGCGACACCTCCAGCACCAGAGCTAATTCCACCTCTAACAGTCATTGCACCTTGGTGTTTCAAg GCAATTCAACTTCCCGATCAATATGAAAGTGGTAAATTAGCTGCGTATCGTCTTATATGTCTCTTAACAGTGCAACCATTGGACATCAGTCTGCCAAAACAGCATCTCACACTCTTCTATCGCGCTGTTCATAATGGAATTGCTAGTAACGACAGTAAAGTACTGCATGTACTTGTGAAATATACAGGACCGAGATTATTTAGTCTGAATCTACCTGGGTCGAgtcttttaattttggatTACATACACGCTGCTAATGTGATACTTAGCAGTCAAGATGTCGag gcaCCACGAACAGAAGCTGTTTCTATTATCGGCTCATTGTTATCCTTACCTGTTGCAATGATCAAACTACCCGTGTTACAACCAAATGGACCTGATATTGTAACTATGACATGTCCAGAagcaaaa gAGCATATTGTAACAATACTTTTGCGAAGCTGTCGACGAGAACCCACTGGTATTGCGAGATGTCTGGCCCTATCAAGTATCGCGATGTTTGTATATAAAGAACTATCTTACAAAACGCAACATCCGAGAATTCCGGAAGCTGTCACAGTTCTTCTCCTTGCACTTAGA CGGATGCAAGGAGCAGAGCGTCGCAGAGCTGGTTTCTGTTTTCCTCTAATGGATCAG gCTTCTCACGCCACTGTTGCACAGGTCGCGTGTGATTCTTTGTTACTTCTCTGCGATAAAGCTGATGTGTTGCTAGAGTTGTATCCTAATGTGCCATCTAAGATAATACAG ATCTTATCGGATACACTTGGGCGAATGACAACGCGTGAAAGACGCGGACCTTTAACagtatcaatgttattttgCTTGGGTGAATGGGCTATGCACTTAGGACCAACAGTATTACTACAGGTGTTTCAAGGAAAACCTCTTTTGATGACCTTATTTACA gtGTTAAACAACATAGTGCAAAATAAAGTTGGAAAGGAATTTTCGAAAACTATTAGGAATAATCAAGATGACGATGATGATTTTGATCCTAATATTACGTtggataatttaattgatgagTCCTCCGCCAAATCGCCTCGCAAAGGAAATATTCAGTCTGTACAGTTGGCAGCAAAAATG GTACTGATGCATTTAATCAATCACCTGGGACACTTTCCAATGGGTATCGGAGCCGCGCGTCTCTCATCGCTAGTCGTTGAATTGGACGACGTTCCTGGAATTGATGGGGACGAATTGTCCTCTGCCGTTTTTCAAGCACCCAACATACAACTTTTGATGCTTTCTAATTCGATCATAATGTCATTGGTAGAATTGGCAGCGTTGGACGCACCCGGCGGAGGCGTCACAGCTGGTTTGACTACAGCTCCTTCTCTGGTCAGAGTTCTGTTGCGTGATCTCGCTGGAAAAGCTTCTTGGGACAGTTCAATCTTGTATAGCCAGCCATTTGTTGATGATGATCTGCCATTGCCGTTTGCTAAACCta ttgattGGAGTGTGAAATCACATACAGACGATTTAAATAGCGTTATCACATCCCATAACTGTACACCCAGACACACAATACGGCATCGCGAGCCGCACATATTGCCGACCTTTGCGAACGCTGCGAGCGATATGGACAATTTGGACGAT CTTCTTCAATATATAGGACATACCAGTCCGGAAGTCTTAACCAATCCCGAAGTCGCTCTCAATGCACCTGCTAATCCACCTCAAGGACATTATCTTGAAGGCGAGACTATTGCGACAATTTTGAATCAAAGAAATACAGAGCAAGAACACATAAACAATTGGAATCAACACATCAG tatgaGCGCAACGGCAATCAGTCCACCGTCGTGTCGCCCACCCCCAGCGCCATTTCATCACTGCCGTCTTCTGTTTTCGCATCTCGGTTTGTCCGGCTGGGAACTGCGTAAGAAATTGCATTTGCTGGCGAAAAACGAAAAGCTCCTACGCGAGCTTCGTAATCTCGACGGCCAACGGTCTCGGGAGACACACAAGATAGCGGTGATTTACGTCAGCCAGGGCCAGGAAGACAAGAACTCCATACTAAGCAACGTCACTGCCAGTAAGGAGTACGAGAGCTTCATCGCAAGACTTGCTTGGGAAGTCGAATTGGAATCGCACACTGGTTTTCTAGGCGGCTTGGTGCCTGGAAAGGCATCCGGTGTCACCGCACCATACTACGCTACGTCTTTCACTGAAGTTCTCTTCCACGTTGCCACGAGAATGCCGTCGGATAGCCCCGAGAGTTTGTTGCAAAAG ACACGGCATCTTGGCAATGATGAAATCCACATAGTTTGGTCGGAGCACTGGCGAGATTATCGTAGGGATATCATACCCACAGAATTCTGCGATGTCCTTATAGTCATTTATCCGCTAAAAAACAAGCTGTATCGAATACAGATTTCGCGTAAATCGGAAATTCCATTTTTCGGCCCTTTATTCGACGAGTGTATCGTGGAGGATAAGGTATTACCAGGTTTGGTAAGGACGACCGCATTAGCCGCGAGCAGAGCAAAGAGATCTACGCTTACATTATACCAACATTA TTACGAGGAAAGGGCGCGATCCATCGATACTGTTATGAGAAATCACAAAGAAGCTACGACATTTGAGGAGTTTACGGCCAATGTTTATTCACCAGTGCAACCGCCAAGCCCGTTTAGCGCAGCTTCGTCTGTTTCTG GATCTACAACAAGCGTGCAATCCACAGCATCGTCAAATCTCGCCGCAGCCCTTATTGATTCGCACCAGGGACGCTCCGGTTTACGCAGCAGTTCGACAGCGAGCAGTGACAACCGTGCGAATAGAGGTGACTAA